Part of the Longimicrobiales bacterium genome is shown below.
CGCATCATTACGACGAGAAGGAGGCCCCGTTCGCTGAGGCTCCGAATGGCATCGTTGGGCTAGAAACCGCGGTAGGGATCATCCTGACGCGCGTCGTGGACGAGGGTGTCATCGATCTTCCTACGATGATCGAGCGGATGAGCTGTCACCCTGCGAAGACGTTCAACCTTCCAGGTGGAACACTCGCCCCGGGTGGGGTCGCCGACGTGTCGGTCCTCGATCTGAGCGCTGAGTGGACGGTGGACGCCTCCAGCTTTGTCTCAAAAAGTCGCAATACGCCGTTCGATGGCTGGGCGCTCAAGGGCGGCCCTGCATATACGATCGTCGGGGGCCGGATCGTCTGGGAACGCTGATCGGGTAGGGGTATAAGAAAAGGACCCGGGCGGCAGTTGCCACCCGGGTCCTCTTTCGTTCCCGAAGGGGGTCGTTAGAGCGAACCCACGTGTCGTGTGAGTTGCCCTTTCACCCGAGCCACCCGATTGGGGTGGAACAGGCGTCGCGTCGCAGCGCGATCGAGAAGCGCGACGGCTTCACGAAGGTTGGCCTGACCCTCTTCAGCGTTCGGGGCTTGGCGGACCCTCTTGATGACCGTGCGGATCTTACGGCGCTCAGCTCGGTTCCTTAACCGGGCTGCTGCACTCAGTACCATCCGCTTTTTGGCGCTCTTGATGTTCGGCATGCGTCCCTCGGGGCGCTGTGATTCGTTTACTTACGAGCCCACAAATCTAGAAACGACAGCCAGTGGGATCAACAGGTGGAGTGAGGTTAAGTTATCAACCTATGGAAGCCATTCTCCTTATTGTTGTTCTCATCTTTTCCGTCGTTGTGCATGAGGTCGCTCACGCATGGCAGGCGCGTAGAGAAGGGGACTTTACCGCAGACCGCCTCGGGCGCATCACGCTCAATCCGATCCCCCACCTCGACGTGATGGGGTCGGTCTTGGTGCCCATGCTCCTGCACTTTAGTGGAAGCGGATTCTTGTTCGGGTGGGCAAAGCCGGTTCCGGTGGATCCTCGGAATTACCGGGATCCGGTATGGGGTGACATTCGAGTTTCGATGGCCGGCATTGTGTCGAACCTCGTCCTTGCGGTGTTGGCGACGATCGCCTCGGGTGTGGTAGTAAAGATCAATGCCACGGTAGGGCCTCTGGGTGGGTTGACTGACCTCCTGGGACAAGCTGCGTTCTACGGGATTCTTATCAACCTGGTCCTGGCCTTCTTCAACCTGATTCCGTTGCCGCCCCTGGATGGTTCGCACGTTGTTGCTCACTTGCTTCCCGAGGCCGCGGCACTGCGCTACCGTCAAGCCGGCCGGTACGGTATTCCGGTCCTAATGGCACTCTTTTTCTTTGCTCCGGGAGCGTTTCGTTACCTGATGTGGCCGGTGACTTTTTTTCTAGGCTTGGCGGACTCGTTCATTCGTTTGTGGATGTGACCAGGTGAATCTTGCCGTTCTTGAGGGTAAGGCCGAACGAGGGGATTTCTTCCTCGTCGAGTTCGATCGGTTTCAGGGGCCGCTCGACCTGCTTCTTCATCTCATTCGGTCTCAGGATATCGATATTTTCGATATCCCGATCTCGACGATCACGAAGCAGTTCTTGCGGGCTATCAAGGATCTGGAAGTCAGTGATCTCGACGGCGCCGGCGAATTTTTGGAGATGGCTGCCACCCTCATCCGTATCAAAGCGCAGATGCTCCTGCCGCGGCCGATGGACGAAGAGGACGAGGATCCACGTGCCGAACTCGTCCGGCGTCTCCTCGAGCACGAGCAGATTCGGGAGATCTCGCAGCGAATGAGGGTGGCTGAGGCGGATCGGGCCAGGAGATTCGGGAAGGGTTTTATTCCTCCCCGCCCGAAGGCGGCGAAGACGGACCTGCCCCTGGAGACCAGCTGGGATGAGGTCTTTGCTACGGCGCTTCTCGTCGAGATGCCGACGCCGGAACGCGTGCACCAGATTTCGCACCGAAGTACCGTCTCCATGCAGGAGAAGGTCGTGCTCATCTTGGATACCCTGAAGGACAACTCCCGAGTCGAGTTCAACAAGCTCGTGTTTGGTTTCCAGGACAAGATGCACGGCGTCATGACCTTCTTGGCAGGGCTTGAATTGACTCGGCGCCGGGTGCTTTTCTTGCGCCAGACACGGCCCTTCCAAGAACTATGGATGTACCGGCGAAACGACGAGGCTCAAGAAGAGCCGTTCCCTGAGGAACTCGCCGACGATTTCGGGGCTCCCGACGAGCCCTCCACTGAACTCGAGCCCGAAGAAGGAGTCGACGCTTGAACGCTTCACAGATTGTGGAAGCTGTCCTCTTCGCTTCCGACGCTCCGCTTACCCCTGACGAGATTGCTCGCGCGGACTCTCAGCTGGACGAAGACCTGGTCGAGACCGCTCTGAAGGAGTTGCGGGCGGAGTACGACGATGCTCAGCGCGCCTTCGAGCTCACGGAGGTGGCGGAAGGGTACCAGATCCTGACGCGATCGGAATTCGCGCCGTACTTGGAACGATTCGACAACGTCCCTCGCTCGACGCGTCTGTCCGGACCTTCGATCGAGACGTTGGCAATCATCGCGTATCGACAGCCATTGGGTCGCCTTGAGATCGAGTACATCCGTGGAGTTGGTGCGTCAGGCGTCATTCGTACACTGCAGGACCGAAACTTGATCGACATTGTCGGCCGTTCAGAAGGGCTGGGACGTCCGCTTCTCTACGGGACGACAACTCACTTCCTCGAACATTTTGGATTCCGTTCTCTGGAAGACCTGCCGCGGCCGGAAGAGCTCCCGATCATCCTTCGCGACCGACTGCCCTTGGGCACCGATGGTGAGGACGCCGAGGAAGAGGCACAGGTCACCCTGGCGTTGGGTGAAAGTGAAGAGGGTGATGCCGAGGAAGGCCTCGCCCAGGGCGCGGGTGCCGATGCGGAAGGCGAAGCCGTCGTTGAGGCTGGAGATGCCGAAACGGCGGCCGCTGTCGACGCGGACGTCGAAGAGTCGTCCGAGGGTGAAGAAGAGTCAGCTGACGTCGAAGAGCCGGTAATCGACGAAGAGCCCGACGACGAAGAGGCCACTAGTGCCCCCGACGCCTCTTACTGAGTCGGCGGGTGACTGAAGAGATCCGGGTTCAGAAGTATCTTTCTAGGGCCGGTCGTGCATCTCGGCGAGAGGCCGAGCGTCTCATGGCGGCCGGACGCGTCTCCGTAAACGGGGAAGTGACTACCGAACTCGGTACTCGAGTGGTCGCGGGAAGGGACGTGGTCGCTGTGGATGGGGTCGTGGTTGAAATCCAAGCCAAGAAATGGATCGCGTTTCATAAGCCGGTCGGGGTGCTTACGACGCGAAGCGACCCACACGGAGGGAGGACGATCTACGATGTCCTTCCCGATGAGTTCTCCGCGCTGCGCTATGTGGGGCGCTTGGACCGTCCGACAGAAGGTCTTCTCCTCCTCACGAACGACGGAGATGCCGCCAACGGCTTGCTGCACCCCGGTCGTGAGGTCGAGAGGGAGTATTCAGTCGTGGTTGCGGGTGTGATGGACGAGGCCGCAGTGAACCGACTCCGGCGTGGCGTGGAGCTCGACGACGGTCCGGCTCGCCCAAAATCGGTCCGAGTTGTGGAGCGAGGTGAGTTGGATACGACGTTGGCGCTGGTGCTCACGGAAGGCCGGAAGCGGGAAGTCCGCCGCATGTTGTTGGCCGTAAATTTCGGCGTCCAACGTTTGGTGAGAACGAGGTTCGGACGCGTGCGGTTGGAGCGCCTCGCCAGTGGTGAGTGGCGTAAGTTGAGTGCGTTTGAAATCGAGAGCCTACTGGACTTGTCCAGTCTAAAATAGAGCGCACAGGTCGATGGATCTTCGAGACAAGATCGTTCTGACTCTGGGGAGTGCCGGACTGATGGAACTCGCGGTCACCCGGCCCGTGATGGAAGATCGCCCCGAGCGAAGCGTGCTCGGCTCGCTTCGTAAGGAACAGTCGGGCGCACGTCGGCGTCGGGGAGAACGGCTTGCTCAGATTTCCGGATTTCGAAGCCTTGACCGCGCTCGGGCTCATGGAGTTCGTCACGCCTGACGTGATCGCAGAGAACGTGGTCCGCGAGAGGTTTTCGCCCCCAATAGGTAAGACCACGCTCGACTCGGCGACCAACGGAGACTTTGCCGGGAGGATCCAGTCGGGTAGACTCGGGGCGTGGATCTTCCGCTACGAGGACAAAGGCGAACGCATCAAGAGGTGACCATGTCCGAGCTGCCTAACCTGACCGTCGTAGACCACCCGCTCATTCGGCATAAGCTCGGCCTGCTGCGCTCTGTCGATACCCCGGTGAAACTGTTCCGGGAGCTTGTGGACGAGATTTCGACGTTGATGGCGTATGAAGCCACACGAGACCTCGCAGAAGAACCCACAGACGTTCAGACCCCGCTCGAGCAGATGGTCGGGTCTCGCCTAGCCGGGGGAAAGTTGGTAATCGTGCCGGTACTTAGGGCAGGATTAGGCATGGTGGAGGGAGTTCTGAGGCTCCTCCCGAGTGCCCGCGTGGGTCACGTGGGGATGGCCCGCGACGAGGAGTCGCTTCAGCCCGACGAGTACTACTTCAAGATCCCGGAACATCCCGAAGAGCGCCGCTTCCTCGTGGTCGATCCCATGCTCGCCACAGGCGGCTCCGCTGCTGCGGCGATCGATGGACTCAAGCGCCGAGGAGTGAGGAAAATCACGCTCATGTGCTTGGTCGCGGCTCCTGAAGGAGTGCGTGCCTTGCTGGAGGCCCATCCTGATGTGTCGATCTTCGCGGCGGCGCTCGATCGGAAGCTAAACGAACTCGGGTACATCGTCCCTGGCTTGGGCGATGCTGGGGACCGGCTCTACGGGACCAAGTAGAACTCGACGACCGCTAGTGGAAGGACTTTCGTGACTTCCACATTTCCGGGTGGAACAGAAGTAAGACCGTGTAGATCTCAAGCCGTCCGACCAGCATGAAGAACGACAGGACTCCAAGGGCCGGCCCGGACATCCACCCGTAGTTGTCAGTTGCCCCGACACCTCCGAATCCAGGGCCGACGTTGCCAACCGTTGCGATACTGGCGCTCAGAGCCGTCACCAGGTCCATGCCCATGAAGCCGAGGACGATCGCTCCGAGCAGGCAGAGTAGGAGATACAGGATCACGAATCCCGTCACATTCGCGAGGACGTCCTGCTTGACTGCCTTGGTCCCCACTCGAGTCAACAAAATCGCTTTCGGAT
Proteins encoded:
- a CDS encoding segregation/condensation protein A, encoding MNLAVLEGKAERGDFFLVEFDRFQGPLDLLLHLIRSQDIDIFDIPISTITKQFLRAIKDLEVSDLDGAGEFLEMAATLIRIKAQMLLPRPMDEEDEDPRAELVRRLLEHEQIREISQRMRVAEADRARRFGKGFIPPRPKAAKTDLPLETSWDEVFATALLVEMPTPERVHQISHRSTVSMQEKVVLILDTLKDNSRVEFNKLVFGFQDKMHGVMTFLAGLELTRRRVLFLRQTRPFQELWMYRRNDEAQEEPFPEELADDFGAPDEPSTELEPEEGVDA
- the scpB gene encoding SMC-Scp complex subunit ScpB, producing the protein MNASQIVEAVLFASDAPLTPDEIARADSQLDEDLVETALKELRAEYDDAQRAFELTEVAEGYQILTRSEFAPYLERFDNVPRSTRLSGPSIETLAIIAYRQPLGRLEIEYIRGVGASGVIRTLQDRNLIDIVGRSEGLGRPLLYGTTTHFLEHFGFRSLEDLPRPEELPIILRDRLPLGTDGEDAEEEAQVTLALGESEEGDAEEGLAQGAGADAEGEAVVEAGDAETAAAVDADVEESSEGEEESADVEEPVIDEEPDDEEATSAPDASY
- a CDS encoding pseudouridine synthase, coding for MTEEIRVQKYLSRAGRASRREAERLMAAGRVSVNGEVTTELGTRVVAGRDVVAVDGVVVEIQAKKWIAFHKPVGVLTTRSDPHGGRTIYDVLPDEFSALRYVGRLDRPTEGLLLLTNDGDAANGLLHPGREVEREYSVVVAGVMDEAAVNRLRRGVELDDGPARPKSVRVVERGELDTTLALVLTEGRKREVRRMLLAVNFGVQRLVRTRFGRVRLERLASGEWRKLSAFEIESLLDLSSLK
- a CDS encoding site-2 protease family protein, producing the protein MEAILLIVVLIFSVVVHEVAHAWQARREGDFTADRLGRITLNPIPHLDVMGSVLVPMLLHFSGSGFLFGWAKPVPVDPRNYRDPVWGDIRVSMAGIVSNLVLAVLATIASGVVVKINATVGPLGGLTDLLGQAAFYGILINLVLAFFNLIPLPPLDGSHVVAHLLPEAAALRYRQAGRYGIPVLMALFFFAPGAFRYLMWPVTFFLGLADSFIRLWM
- the upp gene encoding uracil phosphoribosyltransferase — its product is MSELPNLTVVDHPLIRHKLGLLRSVDTPVKLFRELVDEISTLMAYEATRDLAEEPTDVQTPLEQMVGSRLAGGKLVIVPVLRAGLGMVEGVLRLLPSARVGHVGMARDEESLQPDEYYFKIPEHPEERRFLVVDPMLATGGSAAAAIDGLKRRGVRKITLMCLVAAPEGVRALLEAHPDVSIFAAALDRKLNELGYIVPGLGDAGDRLYGTK
- the rpsT gene encoding 30S ribosomal protein S20; the protein is MPNIKSAKKRMVLSAAARLRNRAERRKIRTVIKRVRQAPNAEEGQANLREAVALLDRAATRRLFHPNRVARVKGQLTRHVGSL